GAAAAACAAAATTAATTATTGTTTTGTCTTTTAAAAAAATATTTTAAATTTTCATACACGCCAACAATAAATAAAAAACCAAATATTGCTCTTACTGCATATTGCGAATACAAAGATGGTTTTATTAATAATAAAATAAGATATATATTGAGCAAAGATACTACAATATAAATTAAACGATAATATATCTTTTTAAACATTTTATTCCTATAGTTTTTTATTGATATTATACAAAAGTATTAGAAAATAACATAGAAATATGCAAAATTTTACATACCATTTTTTTCTTTAATGGTGGGGTGTGGGGTAAAACCCCACATAAAATTAAAGATTTTTTTTAAATTTTAGAATAGAATAAGAAGGAAAAAATAGTTGTAAATTTTTTAAAAAGTCGGTAAAATGGGTTTTTCAACTGTGTCCATTTTTTGGACATTGTGTCAAATTTGCAACAAAACTCGTCAAATTTGACACAAAAGTATGTCAAATTTGACTTAATAATTTAGTAATTTTTATTTTTTATCATAAAAAAAACAAAAATTACTCAAAAAATGATTAAAATAAGATTATTTTAAGTTTAAAATTCTATAATTTTACCAAAAAAAGATAAAAGGTTTTTAGTTTTGAATAAGATTGTTAATTTAGATGAACAAAAAAAACAACAAGTAGTATATACTAAAGAAAATAATTTATTTGATAACCAAACAGGTGAAGTTATAACTCAAGAAAATACTTTTATAAAAAAAGAGTTAAAACGAGATCAATTTATAAAACTTTTTCTTGAAAATGTTATTTTTTGGGTTAATCTAGATAACAAAGAGAAAAATTTATTATTTTTATGTATAAATTTTATGAATTGGGTAAATGTTATTAAAATAGATTCAACTTTTAAAAAGAATGCAATGTTAACTTGTGAAGTAAGTAGAAGCAGCGTTACAAGAGCAATTGATGGTTTAATTGAAAAAAATGTATTAAAAAAATTAACAAAAGACGAGTATCAGTCTCTTGGAGAATCTATAAAAGGAGCTTTATTTTCTAATATTTTTACTGGTGAAGACTATCTTATAAATCCTCAGATAGTTGGCAAAGGAAGCTTTAGAGATATAAGAAAAATAAGACAGACGATAGTTCAAGATTTTGATTTTGATACTATGGAAATGACAAAACAAGTTACACAAGAAGCAAAGTATGACGGTTTTGATGATATTAAAGACAATACTGATAAACACGAAATAAAAGAAATTACACAAAATATAAGTGAGAATGGTAAAATTATTACAAATGAAATTGTCATTGGTAAAAAAGATGAATTTACAGATGATAATGACGATGAAATTATAAATGTCGAACCGACAGAAAAAAAGTCTACAATAAATAAACAAAAACAACTCAAGTTAAATTTTGAGCAGGGTAGTAAACGACAAATGGATTATGCTGGAGATCACATCACAGAAAAAGGACTAAAAGAGCTTGATTTGGCTATTTTAGAAGCTGAAAATGAAAAACTCAAATTAGAGTTAGAGCTTCTAAAGATAAAAAGTAAATTAAGAATTGAAAAATAATTTTCTCTTTAATGGTTGATTGTTTTTTAAATGAAAATATAATTATTTAAGTTTTATTTTGTTAAAATATAATAATTTTTTAATAATGGAGTAAAAAATGAAGAGAAATTTTTTAATTTTGATTGGTTTTTTAATGGCTGTGGCTGCTGGATGTTCTGCTAATGTAAAATCAATTGATTTTTACGAGAAGAACGATGAAGCAAGAGAACAAAAAATAATCGAATGTAGAAATAAAAATTTTGATGATATGTCAAAAAAACAACAAGAAGATTGCAATAATGCACAAAAAGCTGAAGCAAATATTGCGAAATTTGAAGTAAATAAATCAACTTTTAGATCAAACTTAAATGCATATTGTGAATCTCAATATTATCCTAGCGATGAATGCGTTAAATATGTTGATAAATGTTTTTTTGATAGTTTGGAAAATTCAAAAAGTTTATTATCATACGACGAATTTATAGCAATAGAAGAAAAATGTATAGAAGAATATACTTCAAAAAATAAATAAAATTTTAATTTGTTTAAATAGTGTTTATTACTAAGCACTATTTAATAATTTTTATATTAAAATACCATAATTTTAATCTAGGAGATAAAAATGTTTAAAATATTTTTAAAGACCAGTAGAGAGAGAGAGAGAGAGAGAGAGAGAGAGCCGTTATTTGATAATGGTTATCAAAAATTAACACTTCTTTCAAAACCTTCTTTTCTTTCTAAACTTTCAAAACACAATAGTTTAAGCTATCTTTTTATAGCTTTATTTTTAGTAACATTAATTTTTCCAGATTCTGTTCTTGCAGCAGGTGGAATGGAAAAAGCAAAATCACTACTTGAAAAAGTAGCTGAATGGCTCCGATATGTTTCAATCGCTACAGTTACGATCGCTATTTTAGTTGTTGGCTATAAAGTTCTTTTTGGTGGAAGAACTATCCAAGAATGCACCCCAATCATTATTGGTGCCTTAATTATTGCAAGTGCCAGTGAAGTCGCACAACTTTTAATGAGCTAAAAAATTATGGAAGTCATTTATAAGGCTTTGACAAGACCAGCTATGATTTTTGGAGTTCCAATAACTCCATTTTTTATAGCTTGTGCCATCATATGTTTAACAAGCTTATATACAAATTTAATTTTTCTTTCATTTCTGCCAGTTGTTATTTTTATTATGAAAGAAATAACAAAAAAAGATGATTTCATTTTTAAATTACTTTTTCTAAAAATAAGCTTTTTTACAAATCCAAGTTCTAAAAAATTTAGCAGTGGTAAAAAAGCATATATCACAAATCAATATTCTAACAATAATCATATAAATTTTAATATGCCTAAATTAAGTATTATAGGGCTTGATAAGGTTCCAAATATCAGCAAATATCTACCTTATCAAACACTCGCGGACAATGTTGTAATAACTAAAAACTTTGACATAATGGCAACTTGGCACATAAATGGAATAAGTTTTGAAGTTGAAAATGAAAATTTTATAGAATTCAACAAACAAAAAATCAATATGTTTTTAAGACAATTTGATGCTAAAAATGTTTCTTTTTATATCCATAGTGTTAGGACTAATACTTGGGATAAATTTGATGGAATATTTAAAAATGAATTTTTATCAAATCTGAATAAAAAATATTACGATGGCTTTAGTAAAAATGATTTAAAAAATAATAGCTTTTATTTAACTGCAATATATTCTCCACTTACTACTAAAGCTCTAAGATCTAGTTTTATAAAAGATAGTCTAGATAAAAGAGTTAAAGAGCTAAATAATTTTATTAGAGCTTTTGAAAACTTTGCTATTACTATTGAGTCAAATTTTAATGATTTTGGCATTAAAAGGCTAAAAAATTATGAAATTAAAGGTCAAAAATATTCAGAACAACTTGAATTTTATAATTTTTTAATCTCAGGCGAATTTCAAAAAGTAAGAACACCAAACGCACCAATTTATGAGTATTTAACTGGAAATTTGACTGACATAATGTTTGGAAATTCAACTGCACAATTAAATTACAATGATGGAAGAAAAAAATTCATAAAAGCGATAGAAATAAAAGATTATCCAGGTGAAAGTTTTTCAGGTATTTTTGATCTTTTAATGTATGAAGACATAGAATATATTATGACACAAAGTTTTGTTCCAATGCCAAAAGTGGAAGCAAAAGGAAATATCGATAAACAAAGAAAAAGATTAGTTGCCGCAGAAGATGATGCAATAAGTCAAATTGAAGAATTAGATACCGCATTAGATAATTTAGTCAGCGGAGAATTAAATTTTGGAAAATATCATCTTTCTTTAGTGGTTTTTGGCGATAGTGTAAGTGAAGTTGAAAAAAATGCAAATAAAATAATGAAACCTTTGGGAGATTTGGGTTTTTTGACAACATTAGCTAGTATTGCACTACCTGCTACATATTTTTCGCAATTTCCAGCTAATTTTGGCATTAGACCAAGAATTCATACATTATCTACTTTAAATTTTGCTAGTTTAGTATCCTTCCATAATTTCGCAAAAGGTAAGAGAAGCAATAACCAATGGGGAGATGCAGTAACAATATTTAAAACACCAAATAAACAGCCATTCTACTTTAATTTTCACGAAACTAGAAAAAATAAAAAAGACTTTTCTAGCGACACTTTTTTATTGGCAAATACTTTAATTATTGGAAAAAGTGGTGGGGGAAAAACAGTTCTTATGGGGTTTTTATTAGATCAACTTCAGAAATATGCAGATAAAAATACTTTTGCACCAGGAACACCTGAAGATAAAAAGAATGCTACATTTTTCTTTTTAGACAAAGATAAAGGTGCTAGTGCAAACATATTTGCAAGTGGCGGAAAGTATTTGACAATAGATGCTGGAAAACCAACTGGTTTCAATCCTTTTATGGTAGATAATACAGCAGAAAATATTAGAAAATTACAAACCTTAATGAAAATGCTTGTAACCAGAAATGATGAAATTTTAACCACACTAGAAGAAGAAAGCTTAAATAATGCTGTAACTTATATAATGCATCATTTTGAAAAAGATGAAAGAAATTATGGAATTTCTTTAATGCTAGAACACTTAACAGAACGAAATGATGAAAGAAATTCTTTAAAATCTCGTTTAAAACTTTGGTCACAAGACAATAAATTTGGCTGGGTATTCGATAATGAAATAGATGAGCTTAATTTCAATGATACAGATGTAAACATATATGGAATTGACGGAACAGATTTATTAAAAGATAGTGAAATAAATTGTATGGTTGCCTACTATATTCTTTGGAGAATTATGGATTTAACCGATGGAAGAAGATTTGGACTATTAGTTGATGAAGCTTGGGATTGGATACAAAATGAAATAGTTGCAAAGGAAGTTTTTAATAAGCAAAAAACCATTAGAAAACAAAATGGTTTTGTAGTTCTTGGAACCCAAAGCGTAGAAGATTTTGCAAAGTCAAAAATAGCAACAGCGGTAATAGAACAAAGTGCAACAATACTACTTTTAGCTAATCCACAAGCAAAAAAAGTGGATTATGTAGATAGATTAAACTTAAGTGAAGAAGAATTTGAGTTTGTAAAAAACGTAGATCCAAATAAATATAAATTTCTAGTTAGAAAAAATACTGGCGAAAAATCAATTGTAAGTTTAGATTTGAGCAGTGTTGGAAAAGAAAATCTAGCAATTCTTTCTACTGGCTCTACCTTTGTTGATGAAGTTGAAAAAATAATCA
This window of the Campylobacter ureolyticus ACS-301-V-Sch3b genome carries:
- a CDS encoding EexN family lipoprotein; this encodes MKRNFLILIGFLMAVAAGCSANVKSIDFYEKNDEAREQKIIECRNKNFDDMSKKQQEDCNNAQKAEANIAKFEVNKSTFRSNLNAYCESQYYPSDECVKYVDKCFFDSLENSKSLLSYDEFIAIEEKCIEEYTSKNK
- a CDS encoding TrbC/VirB2 family protein, translating into MFKIFLKTSREREREREREPLFDNGYQKLTLLSKPSFLSKLSKHNSLSYLFIALFLVTLIFPDSVLAAGGMEKAKSLLEKVAEWLRYVSIATVTIAILVVGYKVLFGGRTIQECTPIIIGALIIASASEVAQLLMS
- a CDS encoding VirB4 family type IV secretion/conjugal transfer ATPase translates to MEVIYKALTRPAMIFGVPITPFFIACAIICLTSLYTNLIFLSFLPVVIFIMKEITKKDDFIFKLLFLKISFFTNPSSKKFSSGKKAYITNQYSNNNHINFNMPKLSIIGLDKVPNISKYLPYQTLADNVVITKNFDIMATWHINGISFEVENENFIEFNKQKINMFLRQFDAKNVSFYIHSVRTNTWDKFDGIFKNEFLSNLNKKYYDGFSKNDLKNNSFYLTAIYSPLTTKALRSSFIKDSLDKRVKELNNFIRAFENFAITIESNFNDFGIKRLKNYEIKGQKYSEQLEFYNFLISGEFQKVRTPNAPIYEYLTGNLTDIMFGNSTAQLNYNDGRKKFIKAIEIKDYPGESFSGIFDLLMYEDIEYIMTQSFVPMPKVEAKGNIDKQRKRLVAAEDDAISQIEELDTALDNLVSGELNFGKYHLSLVVFGDSVSEVEKNANKIMKPLGDLGFLTTLASIALPATYFSQFPANFGIRPRIHTLSTLNFASLVSFHNFAKGKRSNNQWGDAVTIFKTPNKQPFYFNFHETRKNKKDFSSDTFLLANTLIIGKSGGGKTVLMGFLLDQLQKYADKNTFAPGTPEDKKNATFFFLDKDKGASANIFASGGKYLTIDAGKPTGFNPFMVDNTAENIRKLQTLMKMLVTRNDEILTTLEEESLNNAVTYIMHHFEKDERNYGISLMLEHLTERNDERNSLKSRLKLWSQDNKFGWVFDNEIDELNFNDTDVNIYGIDGTDLLKDSEINCMVAYYILWRIMDLTDGRRFGLLVDEAWDWIQNEIVAKEVFNKQKTIRKQNGFVVLGTQSVEDFAKSKIATAVIEQSATILLLANPQAKKVDYVDRLNLSEEEFEFVKNVDPNKYKFLVRKNTGEKSIVSLDLSSVGKENLAILSTGSTFVDEVEKIINDKSKNYDEKLENLKNLYRS